In a single window of the Euleptes europaea isolate rEulEur1 chromosome 4, rEulEur1.hap1, whole genome shotgun sequence genome:
- the LOC130476250 gene encoding histone H3.3A-like codes for MARTKQTARKCTGGKAPRKQLATKAARKSAPSTGGIKKPRRYRPGTVALCEIHRYQKSTELLIRKLPFQRLVREIAQDVKTDLRFQSAAIGALQEASEAYLVGLFEGTNLCAIHAKRVTIMPKDIQLALRIQQERA; via the coding sequence ATGGCCCGTACTAAGCAGACTGCCCGTAAGTGTACTGGTGGCAAAGCTCCACGTAAACAGCTGGCTACCAAAGCTGCAAGGAAAAGCGCTCCCTCTACTGGCGGCATCAAGAAACCTCGTCGCTACAGGCCTGGTACTGTGGCTCTGTGTGAGATTCATCGTTACCAAAAATCCACAGAGCTCCTGATCCGTAAGCTTCCATTCCAGAGGCTCGTAAGGGAGATCGCACAAGACGTTAAGACAGACTTGAGGTTCCAGAGTGCAGCTATTGGTGCACTGCAGGAGGCTAGTGAAGCATATCTGGTGGGTCTCTTTGAAGGCACAAACCTGTGTGCCATCCATGCCAAGAGAGTTACCATCATGCCCAAAGACATCCAGTTGGCTCTTAGGATACAGCAGGAGAGAGCTTAA